A genomic segment from Corylus avellana chromosome ca5, CavTom2PMs-1.0 encodes:
- the LOC132181867 gene encoding uncharacterized protein LOC132181867 produces the protein MSKKGQSNVTAATADTQIKKEVPEATKFRMIGLAYAMKVKILFRDITATGEGSWAPSIGLVPNDIGVINVANVMLDEDDNVVEGLDVLDDEPNLNTHGINDIPANLDTRDKRNKKFGLAVQCEKRKKGVQIVSQHLSRICDVIKSKNTVTSRSYNKPGCNIEEVMDVV, from the exons ATGAGTAAAAAAGGTCAAAGCAACGTTACTGCTGCTACTGCAGATACTCAGATAAAGAAA GAAGTTCCAGAAGCAACCAAGTTTCGCATGATAGGTTTGGCTTATGCCATGAAggtgaaaatattgtttagagatataaCTGCCACCGGAGAAGGATCTTGGGCACCATCCATAGGATTGGTTCCTAATGATATTGGTGTCATAAATGTTGCAAATGTAATGCTTGATGAAGATGACAATGTTGTAGAAGGTCtagatgttttggatgatgaaCCAAATCTCAATACACATGGCATTAATGATATTCCTGCTAATTTAGATACGCGggataaaagaaataagaagttTGGTCTTGCGGTTCAAtgtgagaaaagaaagaaaggagttcAAATCGTTAGTCAACATTTGAGTCGTATTTGTGatgtaataaaaagtaagaatacaGTGACATCTAGGAGCTACAATAAACCTGGATGTAATATTGAAGAGGTTATGGATGTGGTTTAG
- the LOC132181866 gene encoding uncharacterized protein LOC132181866: MLEIQNIRGQAYDGASNMRGGWNGLQAFVSNDCSYAYYIHCFAHRLQLALVAASKEVIPVHQFEDLRVAQAAEFAYLIEIDEIETRRGLNQISTLQQAGDTRWSSHLRSVSSLIKIFSPACEVIVKLIDMGTTSSQRAEADSVHQGMTSFEFSFCKKRNTDVPDMNARYVERQGRARHQQADSTIEQHYRVDIFCVAIDSQLQELNRRFSEHAIELLILASALDPQVARESFRIDDICQLVNKFYPQDFTDFEKEQLELELHHYEHNVVQHSSFEGLSNISELC, translated from the exons ATGCTAGAGATTCAAAACATTCGAGGGCAGGCATATGACGGTGCAAGTAACATGCGAGGTGGGTGGAATGGGTTGCAAGCTTTTGTTTCAAATGATTGTTCATATGCTTACTACATTCATTGTTTCGCACATCGTTTGCAATTGGCATTAGTGGCGGCATCAAAAGAAGTTATTCCAGTTCATCAATTTGAAGATTTACGGGTTGCCCAAGCTGCTGAATTTGCTTACTTGATTGAAATTGATGAGATTGAGACTAGAAGAGGACTTAATCAAATTAGTACTTTACAACAAGCTGGAGATACTCGTTGGAGTTCTCACTTGAGATCAGTTTCTAGCTTGATCAAAATTTTTAGTCCAGCTTGTGAAGTTATTGTTAAACTCATTGATATGGGAACTACTTCTTCCCAACGAGCAGAAGCAGATTCAGTTCATCAGGGAAtgacttcatttgaattt TCATTTTGCAAGAAACGCAACACAGATGTTCCAGATATGAATGCTCGTTATGTTGAGAGACAAGGTCGTGCTCGCCACCAACAAGCCGACTCTACAATTGAACAACATTATCGAGTGGATATTTTTTGTGTCGCAATAGATTCTCAGTTGCAAGAATTAAATCGCCGGTTCAGTGAGCATGCAATAGAGTTGCTTATTCTTGCCTCAGCTCTTGATCCTCAAGTTGCCCGTgaatcttttagaattgatGATATTTGTCAGTTGGTAAACAAGTTTTATCCGCAAGACTTTACCGATTTCGAAAAAGAACAGTTGGAATTAGAACTTCACCATTATGAGCATAATGTAGTTCAACATTCAAGTTTTGAAGGATTGTCAAATATTTCTGAATTGTGCTAA